A genomic stretch from Candidatus Aminicenantes bacterium includes:
- a CDS encoding FtsX-like permease family protein has translation MIVFFLKGLLRDRSRSLFPLLTVFFGVFLAVFMYAFMNGVIGDMVGTTAHYQTGHVRVLTRAYAEEADQNPNDLALTGLAKTLQTLRAKFPAMVWTPRIRFGGLLDIPDEKGETKTQGPASGMAVDLFSTSSPEPRLLDIRKAIVRGAMPQRPGDVLIGDDFARKLNVAPGATATLISSTMYGSMTMANFKIAGTVRFGVAAMDRGAMIADVADIQSALDMEDAAGEIVGFFPDDVYHDEAAKLMAASFNREFNNPGDKFSPRMGTLPDESGLGDYLSLVDSMGIIIIAIFVLAMSIVLWNAGLMGSLRRYGEIGVRLAVGENNGHIYQTLILESLAIGIFGSVLGTLAGVGLAYLMQVHGLDFSSLFRNSAMMVPSVYHARVTPGCFIIGFAPGIISTVLGASIAGVGIYKRRTAQLFKELEA, from the coding sequence ATGATCGTGTTTTTCTTGAAAGGCCTGCTGCGCGACCGCTCGCGCTCCCTATTCCCGCTGCTGACCGTTTTTTTCGGCGTTTTCCTGGCCGTCTTCATGTACGCATTCATGAACGGGGTCATCGGCGACATGGTCGGCACCACCGCCCACTACCAGACCGGGCATGTGCGCGTCCTGACCCGGGCCTATGCCGAGGAGGCGGACCAGAACCCGAACGACCTGGCCCTGACCGGGCTGGCCAAGACCCTGCAGACGCTGCGGGCGAAATTTCCAGCCATGGTTTGGACACCGCGGATCAGGTTCGGCGGCCTGCTGGACATCCCCGACGAAAAGGGGGAAACGAAGACCCAGGGGCCGGCCAGCGGCATGGCGGTTGACCTGTTCTCTACCAGCAGCCCCGAACCCAGGCTGCTGGACATCCGCAAAGCCATCGTGCGCGGGGCCATGCCCCAACGTCCCGGCGACGTATTGATCGGCGACGATTTCGCCAGGAAGCTGAACGTGGCCCCCGGCGCCACGGCGACGCTGATCAGCTCCACCATGTACGGCAGCATGACCATGGCCAATTTTAAGATCGCGGGAACGGTCCGCTTCGGCGTCGCGGCCATGGACCGCGGCGCGATGATCGCCGACGTCGCGGACATCCAGTCGGCCCTGGACATGGAGGACGCGGCCGGCGAGATCGTCGGGTTTTTCCCCGATGACGTGTACCATGACGAGGCGGCGAAACTTATGGCGGCATCATTCAACCGGGAATTCAATAATCCCGGCGACAAGTTTTCGCCGCGCATGGGAACGCTGCCCGACGAAAGCGGGCTGGGCGACTACCTGTCCCTGGTCGATTCGATGGGCATCATTATCATCGCTATCTTCGTGTTGGCCATGTCGATCGTCCTGTGGAACGCCGGTTTGATGGGCAGCCTGCGCCGCTACGGCGAGATCGGCGTGCGGTTGGCGGTCGGCGAGAACAACGGCCACATTTACCAAACCCTGATCCTGGAATCCCTGGCTATCGGCATCTTCGGCTCGGTCCTGGGGACGCTGGCCGGCGTCGGCCTCGCCTACCTGATGCAGGTGCACGGCCTCGACTTCAGTTCCCTGTTCAGGAATTCGGCGATGATGGTGCCCAGCGTCTACCATGCCCGGGTCACCCCCGGCTGCTTCATCATCGGCTTCGCGCCG